One Methylosarcina fibrata AML-C10 DNA segment encodes these proteins:
- a CDS encoding condensation domain-containing protein, which translates to MTFNPAHSQNFVDLLVRRAERHPERIALHCIADGDGAVLSYGFADLDRRARAVAAHLQTVCAPGDRALILLHSGIDYVAAFFGCLYAGVIAVPAYPPESQAPQHLKRVASILHDAQPKLVLSHTALLDSVNAALATRCVSQRPAAIAVDQIDNAEAAAWRMPVIARDALAFLQYTSGSTASPKGVMVGHDNLLANQRAIKHGFGIHEDDVFVSWLPLYHDMGLVGSLMQPLYSGIPLALMSPRHFLERPLRWLEAVSRFGGTISGGPDFAYRLCNERIGEAQLVGLRLDSWRLAFCGAEPIRHETLASFAEKFSIAGLPASAPYPCYGLAEASLLVSGGLPGEGAHAVVYAADALAEHRAELAESGSVIVDCGRVQPEHQLAIVDLASGLECDECRIGEIRFSGPSVTHGYWQNPAATLEAFVHEDGKTWLRTGDLGFVRDGRLFVAGRVKDMILIRGQNLYPQDIEQALEEQIKLLRKGRIAAFSVNVDGREGIGIAAEIGRGTQKRVPAENLFDAINDTLAQCCQQPATLILLLNPGALPKTSSGKLQRRACYQAWREGALDVYASQWDGQRQPEQAAAEELTDFERSVAMIWREVLNVATVSAQQSFFALGGQSIAVIQAVAALSEQLGVTVEPALFFEKPKLREFAAVVEAQVNESATATVAPIAKGEQSEGLLLTYGQESLWFLMQLDPSSTAYHIAGGARIVGELDCEVLTQAFGVLALRHDALRTVFYAVDGQPRQRILPAFDVDLAYHDVRELPCGEAQAQAAQLAEQSARIPFDLERGPLWRMLLVRLPAQEGQACHELNLTLHHLIADGWSLNRLLAEFAECYGAIQAGREPRLPLLPIRHADFASWQRHWLEAGEAERQLAYWTGWLGGEQPVIELPYDRARPAEPSQRGGRVNFVLPEAVSQALPAVARQHGVTPFMLLLAAFNVLLYRYSGQNDLRIGLPVANRNRPETQHLIGYFVNTVVLRSQINAQSGFDTLLQHTKQTLLQAQAHPDLPFEHLVDALQPERRLGQNPLFQILINHQQTDIGLLAQHEDWQIEALDRDNGAAQFDLSLDTWQDSRGRIGGFFTYARDLFDGATIERLAGHYQNLLAQLLAQPQAAIAAHGLLGAEEARQLQAWNTWP; encoded by the coding sequence ATGACATTCAATCCCGCTCACTCCCAAAATTTCGTCGATTTGTTAGTCCGGCGCGCCGAACGACATCCCGAGCGCATCGCTTTGCATTGCATCGCCGACGGCGACGGTGCGGTTCTAAGTTACGGTTTCGCCGATCTTGACCGCCGCGCCCGCGCGGTCGCCGCGCATTTGCAAACGGTTTGCGCGCCCGGCGACAGGGCATTGATCTTGTTGCACAGCGGCATCGATTACGTCGCCGCTTTCTTCGGTTGCCTCTATGCCGGCGTGATCGCGGTGCCGGCTTATCCGCCCGAATCGCAAGCGCCGCAACACTTAAAGCGGGTCGCGTCGATCTTACACGATGCTCAACCCAAACTGGTGTTAAGCCATACTGCACTGCTGGACAGCGTGAACGCGGCGTTGGCAACTCGATGTGTCAGCCAGCGTCCGGCTGCGATTGCCGTCGATCAAATCGACAATGCCGAGGCCGCCGCCTGGCGCATGCCCGTCATCGCCCGCGATGCTTTGGCGTTCTTGCAATACACGTCGGGCTCTACCGCTAGTCCCAAAGGCGTCATGGTAGGCCACGACAACCTGCTGGCCAACCAGCGCGCGATCAAGCACGGTTTCGGGATACACGAAGACGACGTGTTCGTCAGCTGGCTGCCGCTTTACCACGACATGGGTTTGGTCGGCAGCCTGATGCAACCTTTATATAGCGGCATTCCGCTGGCTTTGATGTCGCCGCGCCATTTCCTGGAGCGGCCGCTGCGCTGGCTGGAAGCGGTTTCGCGTTTCGGCGGCACCATCAGCGGCGGACCGGACTTTGCTTACCGTCTGTGCAACGAACGTATCGGCGAAGCGCAGTTGGTAGGCTTGCGTCTGGACAGTTGGCGCCTGGCGTTTTGCGGAGCCGAACCGATACGCCACGAAACCCTGGCCTCCTTCGCGGAAAAATTTTCAATCGCGGGTTTGCCGGCGAGCGCGCCGTACCCGTGCTACGGCCTGGCGGAAGCGTCCTTGCTGGTCAGCGGCGGCTTACCCGGTGAGGGTGCGCATGCCGTGGTTTACGCCGCCGACGCGCTGGCCGAACATCGCGCCGAATTGGCCGAAAGCGGCAGCGTCATCGTCGATTGCGGGCGAGTGCAGCCGGAACACCAACTGGCGATTGTCGACCTCGCCAGCGGGCTCGAGTGCGACGAATGCCGTATCGGCGAAATCCGGTTCAGCGGCCCCAGCGTTACCCACGGTTATTGGCAAAATCCTGCGGCGACGCTGGAAGCCTTTGTTCACGAGGACGGCAAAACCTGGTTGCGCACCGGCGATTTGGGCTTTGTTCGCGACGGCCGCCTGTTCGTGGCCGGACGCGTCAAGGACATGATTCTGATTCGCGGCCAAAACCTGTATCCGCAAGATATTGAGCAAGCCTTGGAAGAACAGATCAAACTGTTGCGCAAGGGCCGGATCGCCGCATTCTCGGTCAATGTCGACGGCCGCGAGGGCATCGGTATTGCCGCCGAAATCGGCCGTGGCACGCAAAAACGGGTGCCGGCGGAAAATCTGTTCGATGCCATCAACGACACGCTGGCGCAGTGCTGCCAACAACCGGCGACACTGATCTTGCTGCTCAATCCTGGTGCTCTGCCTAAAACCAGCAGCGGTAAATTGCAACGCCGTGCCTGTTATCAAGCCTGGCGCGAAGGTGCTCTGGATGTGTATGCGTCGCAATGGGACGGGCAGCGCCAACCGGAACAAGCGGCTGCCGAGGAATTGACCGATTTCGAGCGCAGTGTTGCGATGATTTGGCGCGAGGTACTGAACGTCGCCACGGTCTCGGCGCAGCAAAGCTTTTTTGCCTTGGGCGGCCAATCGATCGCCGTCATCCAAGCCGTTGCCGCCTTGAGCGAACAACTCGGCGTAACGGTTGAGCCCGCACTCTTTTTCGAGAAACCGAAACTGCGAGAATTCGCCGCCGTAGTCGAAGCCCAGGTTAACGAGAGCGCAACTGCAACCGTAGCGCCGATAGCCAAAGGTGAACAGAGCGAAGGGCTGTTGTTGACTTACGGCCAGGAAAGTTTGTGGTTCCTGATGCAACTGGACCCATCGAGCACGGCCTACCACATTGCCGGCGGGGCGCGCATCGTCGGCGAACTGGACTGCGAGGTGTTGACGCAAGCCTTTGGCGTGCTGGCGCTGCGCCACGATGCATTGAGAACCGTGTTTTATGCGGTCGACGGCCAGCCCCGCCAGCGGATTCTGCCGGCCTTCGACGTGGACTTGGCGTATCACGATGTCCGCGAGTTGCCATGCGGCGAGGCCCAGGCCCAAGCCGCACAACTGGCCGAACAATCAGCCCGGATCCCGTTCGATCTGGAACGCGGTCCGCTGTGGCGGATGCTGCTGGTCCGCTTGCCGGCGCAAGAGGGCCAAGCCTGCCACGAATTGAATCTGACCCTGCATCATCTGATCGCCGATGGCTGGTCGCTGAACCGCTTGTTGGCCGAATTCGCCGAATGCTACGGCGCGATTCAAGCCGGCCGCGAACCGCGCTTGCCGCTGTTGCCGATTCGTCATGCCGACTTCGCGTCCTGGCAACGCCACTGGCTGGAAGCCGGCGAAGCCGAACGCCAGCTGGCCTACTGGACCGGGTGGTTGGGCGGCGAACAACCCGTTATCGAACTGCCCTACGACCGCGCCCGCCCGGCCGAACCCAGCCAGCGCGGCGGCCGCGTCAACTTCGTGTTGCCCGAAGCCGTCAGCCAAGCGCTTCCGGCCGTGGCGCGGCAACACGGCGTCACCCCGTTCATGCTGCTGCTGGCCGCCTTCAACGTGCTGCTGTACCGCTACAGCGGCCAGAACGACCTGCGCATCGGCCTGCCCGTGGCCAATCGCAACCGCCCGGAAACGCAACACCTGATCGGCTACTTCGTCAACACCGTGGTCTTGCGCAGCCAGATTAACGCGCAAAGCGGTTTCGACACCCTGCTGCAACACACCAAGCAGACATTGCTGCAAGCCCAGGCTCATCCCGACCTGCCGTTCGAACATCTGGTCGACGCCCTGCAACCCGAACGCCGCCTAGGGCAAAACCCCTTGTTCCAGATCCTGATCAATCACCAGCAAACCGACATCGGCCTGTTGGCGCAGCACGAGGACTGGCAAATCGAAGCCCTGGACCGCGACAACGGCGCCGCCCAATTCGACTTGAGCCTGGATACCTGGCAAGACAGCCGAGGCCGCATCGGCGGCTTCTTCACCTATGCCCGCGATCTGTTCGACGGCGCCACCATTGAACGCCTGGCCGGGCATTACCAAAACCTGCTCGCCCAACTCCTGGCCCAACCGCAGGCAGCCATCGCCGCCCACGGTCTGCTCGGTGCCGAAGAAGCTCGGCAACTGCAAGCCTGGAACACTTGGCCAAA
- a CDS encoding TauD/TfdA family dioxygenase — protein sequence MNAKAPNLITENLIAASGLPLLVRPAVQGVALLDVADDLRRLAERELLRCGGLLFRGFSVSGPAEFKAFAAGFGHPLLSYEFGSTPRTKVEEGVYTSTEYPPHQSIPLHNEQAYTRAWPMKIWFYSALVAEQGGETPIADSREIYRRIDPAIRRRFEQQGLMYVRNFGNGLDVPWTQVFNSEEPAVVEGYCREHGIACEWKDDGELRTRQVCQATAQHPVTGDWVWFNQAHLFHVSNLEPDVREALLEILEPEDLPRNVYYGDGSAIEDSILAEIRGVLDELTIGFPWQTGDVMMLDNMLAAHARAPFSGPRKVVVAMAEPYSQTLSA from the coding sequence ATGAACGCCAAAGCTCCGAACTTGATAACGGAAAATCTGATTGCCGCCAGCGGCTTACCCTTGCTGGTCAGGCCTGCGGTTCAAGGCGTCGCATTGCTGGACGTGGCGGACGATTTACGGCGGCTGGCCGAGCGCGAATTACTGCGTTGCGGCGGCCTGCTGTTTCGCGGATTTAGCGTATCCGGTCCGGCCGAGTTCAAAGCCTTCGCCGCCGGTTTCGGCCATCCTTTGTTGAGTTACGAGTTCGGTTCCACCCCGCGCACCAAGGTGGAAGAGGGCGTGTATACCTCGACCGAATATCCGCCGCACCAATCCATTCCTCTGCATAACGAACAGGCCTATACCCGCGCATGGCCGATGAAAATCTGGTTTTACAGCGCGCTGGTCGCCGAACAGGGCGGCGAAACGCCGATCGCCGATAGCCGCGAAATCTATCGCCGCATCGATCCCGCCATCCGCCGACGCTTCGAACAACAAGGCCTGATGTACGTGCGCAATTTCGGCAACGGCCTGGATGTACCGTGGACGCAAGTGTTCAACAGCGAAGAACCGGCCGTGGTCGAGGGCTACTGCCGCGAACACGGCATCGCCTGCGAATGGAAGGACGACGGCGAACTGCGCACCCGGCAGGTCTGCCAAGCCACCGCGCAACATCCCGTTACCGGCGATTGGGTCTGGTTCAATCAGGCGCATTTGTTTCATGTCTCTAACCTGGAGCCGGACGTGCGCGAAGCCTTGCTCGAAATACTGGAGCCGGAAGATTTGCCTCGCAACGTGTATTACGGCGACGGCAGCGCCATCGAAGACAGTATTTTAGCTGAAATTCGCGGCGTGCTCGACGAACTGACCATCGGCTTTCCCTGGCAAACCGGCGACGTAATGATGCTGGACAACATGCTGGCCGCCCACGCCCGCGCGCCGTTCAGCGGTCCGCGCAAAGTCGTGGTGGCGATGGCCGAACCTTATTCGCAAACCCTTTCCGCGTAA
- a CDS encoding thioesterase II family protein — protein sequence MRLMCFPYAGASAMVYSRWRRQVPDWLEIQPVELPGRGIRLSELLARDWNSLIETLIAEIAGFTDQPYALFGHSFGALVAFETAHTLRERGFPMPRALIVSGTHAPSRRDNRRFENLETDEELRAEMRRLNGTDSAVLASEELMALTLPILRADFGLCARYRRPQRPLLTVPVHVLAGKQDETTPETLGAWQLETNADFTLDIFDGDHFFIQTQETRVLVTLIRYLNSARATHSGVCLAETF from the coding sequence ATGCGTCTAATGTGTTTTCCCTACGCCGGTGCCAGCGCGATGGTTTACTCGCGCTGGCGCCGACAAGTGCCGGACTGGCTGGAAATACAACCGGTGGAACTGCCTGGTCGCGGAATTCGCCTGTCAGAGCTGTTGGCGCGGGACTGGAACAGTCTGATCGAAACGCTGATTGCCGAGATAGCCGGTTTTACGGATCAGCCTTATGCGCTGTTCGGCCATAGTTTCGGGGCGCTGGTCGCGTTCGAAACGGCGCACACCTTACGCGAGCGCGGCTTTCCCATGCCCCGCGCGCTGATCGTTTCGGGGACGCATGCACCCAGCCGCCGCGACAATCGCCGTTTCGAAAATCTGGAAACCGATGAAGAGTTGCGGGCGGAAATGCGGCGTTTGAACGGCACCGATTCCGCCGTATTGGCCAGCGAGGAACTGATGGCGCTGACGCTACCGATATTGCGCGCCGATTTCGGCTTATGCGCCCGCTATCGAAGGCCGCAACGTCCGCTGTTAACCGTGCCGGTACATGTGCTGGCCGGCAAACAAGACGAGACCACGCCGGAAACCTTGGGCGCATGGCAGCTGGAAACCAATGCCGATTTCACGTTGGATATTTTCGACGGAGACCACTTTTTCATTCAAACCCAAGAAACGCGGGTTTTGGTCACCTTAATCCGTTACTTGAACAGCGCCCGGGCCACGCATTCGGGTGTTTGCCTTGCCGAGACTTTCTAA
- a CDS encoding MbtH family protein, producing the protein MSIDSEDTIFQVVVNGEEQYSIWPDYKAVPNGWRTVGKSGVKKECLEYIEQVWTDMRPLSLRRFMEEQAQG; encoded by the coding sequence ATGAGTATCGATAGCGAAGACACCATTTTTCAAGTCGTGGTCAACGGCGAAGAGCAATATTCGATCTGGCCGGATTACAAAGCCGTGCCAAACGGCTGGCGCACGGTCGGCAAGTCCGGCGTGAAAAAAGAATGCCTGGAATACATCGAACAGGTGTGGACCGACATGCGTCCCTTAAGCCTCCGCCGATTCATGGAAGAGCAAGCGCAAGGATAA
- a CDS encoding GNAT family N-acetyltransferase: protein MSIDQQPVAKLQMASDLGSLMELQLSEINASDNSAIVPVMVLGLQDLFDNRPHLLEIELSLAKYPGLIDALVKDGFAVLSDEIQNAVVSRRGMMRQIADLYLPKARNHPFPLQYAITDGKRHPMRPTVASGEVYSRHLPVQGLTLSFRTVDPDIDLDIFHAWHNNPRVSAFWELAGSKDMHHDYLQKVTADAHMHPVFGCFDGEPFGYFEIYWAKEDRIAPYYDVDDYDRGVHMLVGEERWRGPHRVAAWLPSLAHFMFLDDPRTRNVVAEPRADNAKMIAYMQQAGFCKPKEFDFPHKRAALMMLSREAFFDQFCV, encoded by the coding sequence TTGAGCATAGATCAACAGCCAGTTGCCAAACTGCAAATGGCTTCGGATCTCGGCAGTTTGATGGAACTGCAACTCAGCGAGATTAACGCCTCCGATAACTCTGCGATTGTCCCCGTCATGGTCTTGGGCTTACAGGATTTATTCGACAACCGGCCACACTTGCTGGAAATCGAACTGTCTCTGGCAAAGTATCCCGGTTTGATCGACGCTCTGGTCAAAGACGGTTTCGCCGTCTTATCCGATGAAATTCAAAACGCCGTTGTTAGCCGCCGTGGCATGATGCGGCAAATCGCCGATCTGTATTTGCCGAAAGCGCGCAATCATCCGTTCCCGCTGCAATACGCCATCACTGACGGCAAACGCCACCCGATGCGGCCGACAGTCGCCTCCGGTGAGGTGTACAGCCGCCATTTGCCGGTACAGGGTCTGACGCTGTCATTTCGTACCGTCGATCCGGACATCGATCTGGACATCTTCCATGCCTGGCACAACAATCCCAGGGTATCGGCGTTCTGGGAATTAGCCGGCAGCAAGGACATGCACCACGACTACTTGCAGAAAGTGACCGCAGATGCCCACATGCATCCGGTATTCGGCTGTTTCGACGGCGAGCCGTTCGGTTACTTTGAAATCTACTGGGCCAAGGAAGACCGCATCGCGCCGTATTACGACGTCGACGATTACGACCGCGGCGTGCACATGCTGGTTGGTGAGGAGCGCTGGCGCGGCCCGCACCGGGTCGCGGCCTGGTTGCCGTCGCTGGCCCATTTCATGTTTCTCGACGATCCGCGCACCCGCAACGTGGTGGCCGAACCGCGTGCCGACAACGCCAAGATGATCGCTTACATGCAACAGGCCGGCTTTTGCAAACCCAAGGAATTTGATTTTCCGCACAAGCGCGCCGCATTGATGATGCTGTCGCGGGAAGCTTTTTTCGACCAATTTTGCGTATAG
- a CDS encoding lysine N(6)-hydroxylase/L-ornithine N(5)-oxygenase family protein — protein MNDSLDLAGIGIGPFNLSLAALLSKVQHFRARFFERRGGFNWHPGMMLPGTQMQTSYLKDLVTPVDPCNPYSFLSYLVDKGRFYRFVNADYPRVRRVEFADYLRWVAEQLPSLQFSSGVDEVAFVDGGFRLNGEGLRDVRARHLVVATGMRPHIPAWVERYFGDHCLHSHGYVGSDFSVTGKRVAIVGGGQSGAEIFLDLMAGNRGKADEIIWVSRRPNLDPLDETSFINEYFTPDYVRHFHALPEQRKPPIVASHKLTGDGVSPATLQVLSQYLYDTDFLNRDITPYTIMPYRDVHLMGRDKVGFHLHMRNGFNNADETISVDRIVLATGYRYQLPACLAPLIERLDLDQDGFPRLTADYQVPWDGPDGHRIYMQNAGRNSHGVADAQLSLAAWRAAVIINSLLEEAVYDVDPFPSPVRWAGGRTETADKAVKAMEAAKIYRVG, from the coding sequence ATGAACGATAGTCTTGACCTGGCCGGTATCGGCATCGGGCCTTTTAATCTCAGTCTGGCGGCGTTGCTGTCGAAGGTGCAGCACTTCCGGGCGCGTTTCTTCGAGCGCCGGGGCGGCTTCAATTGGCATCCGGGCATGATGCTGCCCGGCACGCAAATGCAAACCTCGTATTTAAAGGATCTGGTTACCCCGGTCGATCCCTGCAATCCCTACAGTTTCTTGTCATACTTGGTCGACAAAGGCCGTTTTTATCGTTTCGTCAATGCCGATTATCCCAGAGTGCGGCGAGTCGAATTTGCCGATTACCTGCGCTGGGTGGCCGAGCAACTGCCCAGCCTGCAATTCTCCAGCGGTGTGGACGAAGTGGCATTCGTTGATGGCGGTTTTCGTTTGAACGGCGAGGGATTGCGCGACGTGCGCGCGAGGCATCTGGTCGTTGCGACCGGCATGAGGCCGCACATTCCGGCCTGGGTCGAACGTTATTTTGGCGATCATTGCCTGCATAGCCACGGCTATGTCGGTTCGGATTTCTCTGTCACCGGCAAGCGGGTTGCGATCGTCGGCGGCGGCCAGAGCGGCGCGGAAATCTTTTTGGATTTGATGGCCGGCAATCGAGGCAAGGCCGACGAAATCATTTGGGTCAGCCGCCGCCCGAATCTGGATCCGCTGGACGAAACGTCGTTTATCAACGAATATTTCACGCCCGACTACGTGCGGCATTTTCACGCCTTGCCCGAGCAACGCAAGCCGCCGATCGTCGCTTCGCACAAACTGACCGGAGACGGCGTATCTCCAGCCACGCTGCAGGTGCTTTCGCAATATCTGTACGACACCGATTTTCTGAACCGCGATATTACGCCGTACACGATCATGCCGTATCGGGACGTCCATTTGATGGGGCGCGACAAGGTCGGATTCCATCTGCACATGCGCAATGGTTTCAACAATGCCGATGAAACCATCAGTGTCGACCGGATTGTACTTGCTACCGGTTACCGCTATCAATTACCGGCCTGTCTTGCGCCGCTGATCGAACGTCTGGATCTGGATCAGGACGGATTCCCGAGACTAACGGCGGACTACCAGGTACCGTGGGACGGCCCGGACGGGCATCGCATTTACATGCAAAATGCCGGCCGCAACAGTCACGGCGTCGCCGATGCACAGCTTAGTCTGGCGGCTTGGCGTGCGGCGGTCATCATCAACAGTTTGCTGGAAGAAGCCGTCTACGACGTTGATCCTTTCCCGTCTCCGGTGCGTTGGGCCGGCGGACGAACCGAGACAGCGGACAAAGCAGTAAAGGCAATGGAGGCGGCAAAGATTTATCGAGTGGGATAA
- a CDS encoding penicillin acylase family protein — protein sequence MKSAESLGKYVNSIKSRPFFWLLVGVVVILSGLWLKSSSTREGVLELAGLVQPVEVYRDRFDVPHVYAQTADDAYFTLGFLHARERLWQMELSRRAGTGRLAELFGADALEQDRFMRTLGLRRAAEANWEQLDSATQASLQAYAKGVNAGIAQSRWLPVEFYLTGAPQPEPWQPVDSLVWLKTMAWRLSGNWWEELLNLRLQNRLSTEQLADLFPPYPGDAPQTLPDVSKWYTPVATQADRLLVQHRDEADKSVGSNNWVVDGSRSVSGKPLLANDPHLPLTAPSTWYFAHLHAPGLNVIGAGLPGVPGILLGRNDQVAWAFTNTNPDSQDVFVERLVFGNPAHYQTPDGEAAFTEFKETLRVKGAPDESLIVRVSRHGPLISTADADARQATPSGTALALSWVGLRADDMTVRFMLNAGRAQNAEQLKAAARDFHSPQQNIVYADVQGRIGFIAAGRVPVRAQGNELHGALPAPGWLPQYDWQGTIPFEQLPQQSVGGDGKIITANQKITPKDYPYFITSSWALPYRAERISDLLDRRARHDVQSFAALQNDVFNPVAAELLPLLLNTDVEDGLSLQVLRNLREWDYRMAADAPQPLIFAAWLRHLSDILLQDKLGDFYALVGDYNPAFLVRVLNNRDGSAVRWCRSGASAPTPCAAEARQAFQDAITEVRRHYGDDPAQWHWGRAHVSVFANQPLGRLPGLGWFFNVETESAGGMDAVNVSGYRYDEQTGRYRGESGPAFRAIYDLAEPDKSVFILGTGQSGRPWSPHYRDMTSAWAEGGYLPLTTRRDNIERNAVAGQHLLPE from the coding sequence ATGAAATCAGCTGAATCGCTTGGCAAATATGTTAACTCGATCAAAAGTCGGCCGTTCTTCTGGCTGCTGGTCGGCGTGGTCGTCATCTTATCGGGTTTATGGCTGAAATCGAGTTCTACGCGCGAGGGTGTGCTTGAGTTGGCGGGTCTGGTTCAGCCGGTCGAGGTTTATCGGGACCGTTTCGATGTGCCGCACGTGTACGCGCAAACCGCCGACGATGCCTATTTCACTTTGGGTTTTCTTCATGCCCGGGAGAGATTATGGCAAATGGAGTTGAGCCGTCGCGCCGGAACCGGCCGGTTGGCAGAACTTTTTGGTGCCGATGCCTTGGAACAGGACCGTTTCATGCGCACCTTGGGATTGCGCCGCGCCGCTGAAGCCAACTGGGAGCAGCTTGATTCCGCCACGCAAGCCAGCCTGCAGGCCTACGCCAAGGGGGTCAACGCCGGAATCGCGCAAAGCCGCTGGTTGCCGGTCGAATTTTACCTGACCGGCGCGCCGCAGCCGGAACCCTGGCAGCCGGTGGATTCTTTGGTCTGGTTGAAAACCATGGCCTGGCGCCTGTCCGGCAACTGGTGGGAGGAATTGCTCAATCTGCGTCTGCAAAACCGTTTATCGACAGAGCAATTAGCCGATCTGTTTCCGCCTTATCCGGGCGATGCGCCGCAAACATTGCCTGATGTTTCGAAATGGTACACACCGGTCGCTACGCAGGCAGACCGTTTGTTGGTACAGCATCGGGACGAAGCCGACAAAAGCGTCGGCTCCAATAACTGGGTGGTAGACGGCAGCCGTAGCGTCAGCGGTAAACCGCTGCTGGCCAACGATCCGCATCTGCCGTTGACCGCGCCGTCGACCTGGTACTTTGCGCATTTGCACGCGCCAGGTTTGAACGTGATCGGCGCCGGTTTGCCCGGCGTGCCCGGCATTTTATTAGGCCGTAACGATCAGGTCGCCTGGGCCTTTACCAACACCAATCCCGACAGCCAGGATGTATTCGTCGAGCGTCTGGTATTTGGAAATCCTGCGCATTATCAGACACCGGACGGCGAGGCGGCGTTTACCGAATTTAAAGAAACCCTGCGCGTTAAGGGCGCGCCGGATGAAAGCTTGATTGTTCGAGTCAGCCGGCACGGACCGCTCATTTCCACGGCCGACGCCGACGCCCGGCAGGCGACGCCTTCGGGCACGGCGCTGGCACTGAGCTGGGTTGGCTTGCGTGCCGACGATATGACCGTCCGTTTTATGCTGAATGCCGGCCGCGCACAAAACGCGGAGCAGCTGAAAGCGGCGGCGCGCGATTTCCATTCTCCGCAACAGAACATCGTTTATGCCGACGTCCAAGGCCGTATCGGTTTTATCGCCGCCGGCAGGGTGCCGGTGCGTGCCCAAGGCAATGAGCTTCACGGCGCTTTGCCGGCACCGGGTTGGTTGCCTCAATACGATTGGCAGGGGACGATTCCCTTCGAACAACTGCCGCAACAAAGCGTCGGCGGCGACGGCAAAATCATCACCGCCAATCAAAAAATCACCCCTAAGGATTACCCTTATTTCATTACCTCGAGCTGGGCTTTGCCGTATCGGGCCGAACGCATTTCGGACTTGCTCGATCGCCGCGCGCGTCACGATGTCCAGTCATTTGCGGCCTTGCAGAACGATGTGTTTAACCCGGTCGCCGCCGAATTGCTGCCGTTACTGTTGAACACAGATGTTGAGGATGGATTGAGCCTGCAGGTATTGCGCAACTTGCGCGAATGGGACTACCGGATGGCAGCGGATGCACCGCAACCGCTGATTTTTGCCGCTTGGCTGCGCCATTTGAGCGACATTCTGTTGCAAGACAAATTGGGCGACTTTTACGCGCTGGTCGGCGATTACAACCCGGCATTTCTAGTTCGCGTGCTCAATAACCGCGACGGCAGCGCCGTGCGCTGGTGCCGGAGCGGCGCGTCTGCGCCGACGCCTTGTGCCGCTGAAGCCCGCCAGGCTTTTCAGGACGCTATTACCGAGGTGCGCCGGCATTATGGCGACGATCCGGCGCAATGGCATTGGGGCAGGGCGCATGTCAGCGTGTTTGCCAACCAGCCGCTCGGAAGATTGCCCGGTTTGGGATGGTTTTTCAATGTCGAAACCGAAAGTGCCGGCGGCATGGATGCCGTCAACGTCAGCGGCTACCGTTACGACGAACAGACGGGCCGTTACCGCGGGGAGTCCGGGCCGGCATTTCGAGCGATTTACGATTTGGCCGAGCCGGACAAATCGGTATTCATCCTGGGCACTGGCCAGTCAGGCCGGCCTTGGTCGCCCCACTACCGCGACATGACTTCGGCTTGGGCGGAAGGGGGGTATCTGCCGTTGACTACCCGGCGCGACAACATCGAGCGCAACGCGGTGGCGGGTCAACATTTGTTACCCGAATGA
- a CDS encoding DUF6686 family protein — protein MSKKPCTHEYLANNRAGTVLTCRECGIVHLHLQNLSLRFDTEQFTELSALTAEAAKKMQQDPEQAVHKRPTLTIVH, from the coding sequence ATGTCTAAGAAACCCTGCACCCATGAGTACCTCGCCAACAACCGCGCCGGCACAGTATTGACGTGCCGCGAATGCGGTATCGTGCATTTACACTTACAAAATCTATCGTTGCGCTTCGATACCGAACAGTTCACCGAACTCTCTGCCTTAACGGCAGAGGCTGCAAAGAAAATGCAGCAAGATCCTGAACAAGCAGTACATAAGCGCCCAACGCTAACCATCGTACACTGA